The following are encoded in a window of Massilia sp. R2A-15 genomic DNA:
- a CDS encoding acetyl-CoA C-acetyltransferase, giving the protein MEDVVIVAAGRTAVGKFGGSLAKIPAVELGAHVIKSLLAKTGIDPASVSEVIMGQVLTAGAGQNPARQASIKGGVPNTVPAFTVGQVCGSGLKATHSAAQAIRCGDASIVIAGGQENMSASPHVLPNSRDGFRMGDTKLVDTMIVDGLWDVYNQYHMGVTAENVAKKYDVSRAEQDAFAAASQQKAEAAQKAGKFKDEIIPLEIPSKKGVTVFDTDEYPKHGTTVEGMAGLRPAFNKEGSVTAGNASGLNDGAAAVIMMSASKAKELGLKPLARIKAYASAGLDPAIMGMGPVSATQLCLKKAGWTHDEVDLMEINEAFAAQAIAVNKEMGWDTSKINVNGGAIALGHPIGASGARILVTLLHEMIRRDAKKGLASLCIGGGMGVALAVERD; this is encoded by the coding sequence ATGGAAGATGTCGTAATCGTCGCCGCCGGCCGCACCGCCGTCGGCAAATTCGGCGGCAGCCTGGCCAAGATCCCGGCCGTCGAGCTTGGCGCGCATGTCATCAAGAGCCTGCTCGCCAAGACCGGGATCGATCCCGCCAGCGTCAGCGAAGTGATCATGGGCCAGGTGCTCACCGCCGGCGCCGGCCAGAACCCGGCGCGCCAGGCCTCGATCAAGGGCGGCGTGCCCAACACCGTGCCGGCGTTTACCGTCGGCCAGGTCTGCGGCAGCGGCCTGAAGGCCACCCACTCGGCGGCGCAGGCGATCCGCTGCGGCGACGCCAGCATTGTCATCGCCGGCGGCCAGGAAAACATGAGCGCCTCGCCGCACGTGCTGCCCAACTCGCGCGACGGCTTCCGCATGGGCGACACCAAGCTGGTCGACACCATGATCGTCGACGGCCTGTGGGACGTCTACAACCAGTACCACATGGGCGTGACCGCCGAGAACGTCGCCAAGAAATACGACGTCTCGCGCGCCGAGCAGGACGCGTTCGCCGCCGCTTCGCAGCAGAAGGCCGAGGCGGCGCAAAAGGCCGGCAAGTTCAAGGACGAGATCATCCCGCTGGAAATCCCGTCCAAGAAGGGCGTCACCGTGTTCGACACCGACGAGTATCCGAAGCACGGCACCACCGTCGAGGGCATGGCCGGCCTGCGCCCGGCGTTCAACAAGGAAGGCAGCGTCACCGCCGGCAACGCCTCCGGCCTGAACGACGGCGCCGCCGCGGTCATCATGATGTCGGCGTCGAAGGCCAAGGAACTGGGCCTGAAACCGCTGGCGCGCATCAAGGCCTACGCGTCGGCGGGACTCGACCCGGCGATCATGGGCATGGGCCCGGTCTCGGCCACCCAGCTGTGCCTCAAAAAAGCCGGCTGGACCCACGACGAGGTCGACCTGATGGAAATTAACGAGGCGTTCGCCGCCCAGGCCATCGCCGTCAACAAGGAGATGGGCTGGGACACCAGCAAGATCAACGTCAACGGCGGCGCGATTGCGCTGGGCCACCCGATCGGCGCTTCCGGCGCGCGCATCCTGGTGACCCTGCTGCACGAGATGATCCGGCGCGACGCCAAGAAGGGACTGGCCAGCCTGTGCATC
- the minC gene encoding septum site-determining protein MinC gives MQKSPALPIEIKISTVVAISTILHSADPLAIDAALKQMTGGVSDFFEDEFAVIDVGAIAADSPSIDWRALVELLKKYRLNAVAVRGATPDMADAIRARGLSLDDGSSGAKPLAGEALAAPAKPAPAPAPVAAPAPQPVPVAAPGAMIIDTPVRAGQRIYARGCDLIITAAVNNGAEVIADGSIHVYAPLHGRALAGASGNAESRIFALSMQPELVSIAGVYRTFDDGFPPELARQPAQIRLVGDRIDILSLSPAARA, from the coding sequence ATGCAAAAAAGCCCGGCCCTGCCCATCGAAATCAAGATCTCCACGGTCGTCGCCATCTCGACGATCCTCCATTCGGCCGATCCGCTGGCGATTGACGCCGCGCTGAAACAGATGACCGGCGGCGTGTCGGACTTTTTTGAAGATGAATTCGCCGTCATCGACGTCGGCGCGATCGCAGCGGACAGCCCGTCGATCGACTGGCGCGCGCTGGTCGAGCTGCTCAAGAAATACCGCCTGAACGCGGTGGCCGTGCGCGGCGCCACGCCCGACATGGCCGACGCGATCCGCGCGCGCGGCCTGTCGCTCGACGACGGCAGCAGCGGCGCCAAGCCGCTGGCCGGCGAAGCGCTCGCCGCTCCTGCCAAGCCGGCACCGGCGCCTGCGCCCGTTGCCGCGCCGGCCCCGCAGCCCGTCCCCGTAGCCGCGCCCGGCGCCATGATCATCGACACCCCGGTGCGCGCCGGCCAGCGCATTTACGCGCGCGGCTGCGACTTGATCATCACGGCGGCCGTCAACAACGGCGCCGAAGTGATCGCCGACGGCAGCATCCATGTTTACGCACCATTGCACGGGCGCGCGCTGGCCGGCGCCTCGGGCAACGCCGAGTCGCGCATCTTCGCGCTGTCGATGCAGCCCGAGCTGGTATCGATCGCCGGCGTGTACCGCACCTTCGACGACGGCTTCCCGCCGGAACTGGCGCGCCAGCCGGCGCAAATCCGCCTGGTCGGGGACCGAATCGATATACTGTCGCTCAGCCCGGCAGCCCGCGCCTGA
- a CDS encoding IS3 family transposase, with protein sequence MREHAEMYPVGLMCRLLGVSRSGYHASRCRPMSPRDSADIALIARLHEIDAEHRRAAGVIKMWRVLRAEKNPCGRNRVARLRRCAGIQTLRTQRLQSKPAPQQKEPPAPNLVNRKFKVAVPNRVWVGDMTQITTRTGISHLSIFLDLSTHAVIGWAMGTSQTAALAVQTIEAAMERYRPPPRLVCHTDQGSPYGSKKFRDYLESKGAIASMSRKGNCHDNAVAESFFSNLKNELTHHFVYEDHAAAVAAVKDHIEVYYNTIRLHQSLGYKTPAQVQAQHMCC encoded by the coding sequence ATTCGCGAGCATGCCGAGATGTATCCGGTCGGGCTGATGTGCCGCTTACTTGGCGTAAGCCGAAGCGGCTACCATGCCTCGCGCTGTCGCCCTATGAGCCCGCGCGATAGCGCGGACATCGCCTTGATTGCGAGGCTTCACGAGATCGACGCGGAACACCGGCGCGCTGCAGGCGTCATCAAGATGTGGCGGGTGCTACGCGCGGAAAAAAATCCATGCGGGCGAAATCGAGTGGCACGTCTACGACGTTGCGCCGGCATTCAGACGCTTCGAACCCAACGACTGCAAAGCAAACCAGCACCGCAACAAAAAGAACCGCCAGCCCCGAATCTGGTGAACCGGAAATTCAAGGTCGCCGTTCCAAACCGCGTGTGGGTGGGCGACATGACGCAAATCACCACGCGGACGGGGATAAGCCATCTGTCGATATTCCTGGATTTGTCCACGCACGCTGTCATTGGCTGGGCGATGGGAACGAGCCAGACCGCCGCCCTGGCCGTGCAGACGATCGAAGCGGCCATGGAGCGATATCGCCCGCCGCCAAGGCTCGTTTGCCACACGGATCAGGGATCGCCTTACGGCTCGAAGAAGTTTCGCGACTACCTCGAGTCGAAGGGCGCAATTGCGAGCATGAGCCGCAAAGGGAACTGTCACGATAACGCGGTTGCGGAGAGCTTCTTCTCGAACCTGAAGAACGAGTTGACGCATCACTTCGTGTATGAAGATCACGCTGCCGCGGTTGCCGCCGTCAAAGATCATATTGAGGTGTACTACAATACAATCCGACTTCATCAATCGCTCGGCTACAAAACGCCGGCGCAGGTCCAGGCGCAGCACATGTGTTGCTAA
- the minD gene encoding septum site-determining protein MinD yields the protein MARIIVVTSGKGGVGKTTSSASFSTGLAMRGHKTAVLDFDVGLRNLDLIMGCERRVVYDLINVVNGEATLNQALIKDKHCDNLFILPASQTRDKDALSEEGVERVLHDLINMGFEYIICDSPAGIEHGALMALTFADEAIIVTNPEVSSVRDSDRILGIIQAKSRRAQTGAEPVKEHLLITRYSPKRVENDEMLSYQDVQEILRIPLIGIIPESESVLHASNQGNPAIHFKGTDVAEAYEDVVSRFLGADLPLRFTSYEKPGLLQRIFGTK from the coding sequence GTGGCACGAATTATTGTTGTGACATCCGGCAAGGGCGGCGTCGGCAAGACGACCTCCTCGGCCAGCTTCTCCACCGGCCTGGCAATGCGCGGCCACAAGACCGCGGTGCTCGACTTCGACGTCGGCCTGCGCAACCTCGACCTGATCATGGGTTGCGAGCGGCGCGTGGTGTATGACCTGATCAACGTCGTCAACGGCGAAGCGACCCTGAACCAGGCGCTGATCAAGGACAAGCACTGCGACAACCTGTTCATCCTGCCCGCTTCGCAGACGCGCGACAAGGACGCGCTGTCGGAAGAAGGCGTCGAGCGCGTACTGCACGACCTGATCAACATGGGCTTCGAGTACATCATCTGCGATTCGCCGGCCGGCATCGAGCACGGCGCGCTGATGGCGCTGACGTTCGCCGACGAAGCGATCATCGTGACCAACCCGGAAGTGTCGTCGGTGCGCGATTCGGACCGCATCCTTGGCATCATCCAGGCCAAGTCGCGCCGCGCGCAGACCGGCGCCGAGCCGGTCAAGGAACACCTGCTGATCACGCGCTACTCGCCGAAGCGGGTCGAGAACGACGAAATGCTGTCCTACCAGGACGTGCAGGAGATCCTGCGCATTCCGCTGATCGGCATCATTCCGGAATCTGAGTCGGTGCTGCACGCTTCGAACCAGGGCAATCCGGCGATCCATTTCAAGGGCACCGACGTGGCCGAGGCCTACGAGGACGTGGTGTCGCGCTTCCTCGGCGCCGACCTGCCGCTGCGGTTTACCAGCTACGAAAAGCCAGGACTCCTGCAGCGCATTTTTGGGACAAAGTGA
- a CDS encoding transposase, producing the protein MDTKLVKSSENQVFSPEFKLQAVERLKQCDNAAALARELGVRRNQLYKWAKRVDLVGPDLAFRPPGRPPAGEEDELTRLRKENLRLALELEILKKAEAYFMRR; encoded by the coding sequence ATGGATACCAAACTCGTAAAATCATCTGAAAACCAGGTCTTTAGCCCGGAGTTCAAGCTCCAAGCGGTTGAACGTCTGAAGCAATGCGATAACGCCGCGGCGCTGGCGCGAGAGCTCGGCGTGCGTCGAAATCAGCTTTATAAATGGGCGAAGCGGGTCGACTTGGTCGGCCCGGACTTGGCGTTTCGACCGCCTGGGCGCCCGCCAGCTGGCGAGGAAGACGAGCTGACTCGGCTTCGCAAGGAGAACCTTCGCCTGGCACTGGAGCTCGAAATTCTAAAAAAAGCCGAGGCGTACTTCATGCGCCGATAG
- the hemA gene encoding glutamyl-tRNA reductase — protein MQLLAVGLNHTTAPVSLREQLALAPDQLGQAVRAARGWFARIDQQGGDEAAILSTCNRTEMYAASRAPNPLDASAHFLADYHKLNVAELRPHLYMLPQDAAVRHAFRVASGLDSMVLGEPQILGQMKDAVRLADEAGGLGTYLHQMFQRSFSVAKEVRTTTAIGAHSVSMAAAAVRLSQRIFDKVADQNVLFIGAGEMIELCATHFAAQKPKSITIANRTMERGETLARRFDGRAITLSALPEQLAQFDIVISCTASTLPLIGLGLVERAIKTRRHKPMFMVDLAVPRDIETEVGRLDDVFLYTVDDLGTVVQTGMENRQAAVAQAEAIIETRVQSFMHWVGDRAVVPVIQDLHESSEAMRLFELERARKMLARGDDIDEVLDALSRGLTAKFLHGPQQALHRAQGDERARLASLLPQLFRGRR, from the coding sequence ATGCAACTGCTTGCCGTCGGCCTCAACCACACCACTGCACCGGTCTCGCTGCGCGAGCAACTGGCGCTGGCGCCTGACCAGCTCGGCCAGGCGGTGCGCGCGGCGCGCGGCTGGTTTGCCCGCATCGACCAGCAGGGCGGCGACGAAGCGGCCATCCTCTCTACCTGCAACCGCACCGAGATGTACGCGGCCAGCCGCGCCCCCAATCCGCTCGACGCCAGCGCCCACTTCCTGGCCGATTATCACAAGCTCAACGTCGCCGAACTGCGCCCGCACCTGTACATGCTGCCGCAGGACGCCGCCGTGCGCCACGCCTTCCGCGTCGCCTCCGGGCTCGATTCGATGGTGCTGGGCGAGCCGCAGATCCTCGGCCAGATGAAGGACGCGGTGCGCCTTGCCGACGAAGCCGGCGGCCTTGGCACCTATCTGCACCAGATGTTCCAGCGCAGCTTCTCGGTCGCCAAGGAAGTGCGCACCACCACCGCGATCGGCGCCCACAGCGTATCGATGGCCGCCGCCGCGGTGCGCCTGTCGCAGCGCATCTTCGACAAGGTCGCCGACCAGAACGTGCTGTTCATCGGCGCCGGCGAAATGATCGAACTGTGCGCCACCCACTTCGCCGCGCAGAAGCCGAAATCGATCACCATCGCCAACCGCACCATGGAACGCGGCGAGACGCTGGCGCGCCGCTTCGACGGCCGCGCGATCACCCTGTCCGCGCTGCCCGAGCAGCTGGCGCAGTTCGACATCGTCATCTCGTGCACCGCATCGACCCTGCCGCTGATCGGCCTGGGCCTGGTCGAGCGCGCGATCAAGACGCGCCGCCACAAGCCGATGTTCATGGTCGACCTGGCCGTGCCGCGCGATATCGAGACCGAAGTCGGGCGCCTCGACGACGTGTTCCTGTACACCGTGGACGACCTGGGCACGGTAGTGCAGACCGGGATGGAAAACCGCCAGGCCGCCGTCGCGCAGGCCGAGGCGATCATCGAGACGCGCGTGCAGTCGTTCATGCACTGGGTCGGCGACCGCGCCGTGGTGCCGGTCATCCAGGACCTGCACGAGTCGAGCGAAGCGATGCGCCTATTCGAACTCGAACGCGCGCGCAAGATGCTGGCGCGCGGCGACGACATCGACGAAGTGCTCGATGCGCTGTCGCGCGGCCTGACCGCCAAGTTCCTGCACGGCCCGCAGCAGGCGCTGCACCGCGCCCAGGGCGACGAGCGCGCCCGCCTCGCCTCGCTGCTTCCCCAGCTGTTCCGCGGCCGCCGTTAG
- a CDS encoding DUF885 family protein: MRRLFAICVFMFAPGAAFAADTADQQARALFAADWQWRLQNQPEFATAVGDARYNGALSDTSLAASRSATAHERKVLDQARLIERDRLTGQNQLSYDLFVDQKERRLKAASFYPYNAQPLTAQDGIHISFARLVAQMPFATEADYRNYLSRIDALPAHVDGIIEQMREAMRSGWTSPKPIMLALPAMLRQLRETMPNGALGLPFREIPATIPKEVRDELASAGPAALRTKAAPALQKLEEFVRNEYLPAARDTIAASSLPGGADWYQFLLADSTDLAPAAVHALGLKEVARIRAEMRGAIARTGFRGTVTEFFAFANSDPRLFYASGDKLLNRYRRLVARATDGLPRLFSSVPAEPLAVRQVQGENQGAAYYEAAANGRPAALVVNTSLLATRALWETETLALHEGVPGHHLQVARAHELADLPDFRRFGWNRAFGEGWALYAESLGPELGFFADSFSAFGRLNSELLRAARMVADTGIHAMGWSRQQALDYLAANTANAASDNEVEVDRYIAQPGQAPAYKIGQLRIKALRERSQAALGERFDIRRFHGAVLDNGPMPLAMLEQQVERWIKAAAPAPRPAPPG; encoded by the coding sequence ATGCGTAGACTGTTCGCCATCTGTGTTTTCATGTTCGCGCCCGGCGCCGCCTTTGCCGCCGACACGGCGGACCAGCAGGCGCGCGCCCTGTTCGCCGCCGACTGGCAGTGGCGCCTGCAAAACCAGCCCGAATTCGCCACCGCCGTGGGCGACGCCCGCTACAACGGCGCGCTGTCCGACACCTCGCTCGCCGCCAGCCGCAGCGCCACCGCGCACGAGCGAAAGGTCCTCGACCAGGCGCGCCTGATCGAACGCGACCGCCTCACCGGCCAGAACCAGCTGTCGTACGACCTGTTCGTCGACCAGAAGGAACGGCGCCTGAAGGCCGCCAGCTTCTATCCGTACAACGCGCAGCCGCTCACCGCGCAGGACGGCATCCACATCAGCTTTGCGCGGCTGGTGGCGCAGATGCCGTTCGCCACCGAGGCCGACTACCGCAACTACCTGTCGCGCATCGACGCCCTGCCGGCCCACGTGGACGGCATCATCGAGCAGATGCGCGAAGCGATGCGCAGCGGCTGGACGTCGCCCAAGCCCATCATGCTGGCGCTGCCGGCCATGCTCAGGCAGCTGCGCGAGACCATGCCCAACGGCGCGCTTGGCCTGCCCTTCCGCGAAATCCCCGCGACGATTCCGAAGGAGGTGCGGGACGAACTGGCGAGCGCCGGCCCGGCCGCGCTGCGCACCAAAGCGGCGCCGGCGCTGCAAAAGCTCGAAGAATTCGTGCGCAACGAATACCTGCCGGCCGCGCGCGACACCATCGCCGCTTCCAGCCTGCCGGGCGGCGCCGACTGGTACCAGTTCCTGCTTGCAGACAGCACCGACCTGGCGCCGGCCGCCGTCCACGCGCTCGGGCTGAAGGAAGTGGCGCGCATCCGCGCCGAGATGCGCGGCGCGATCGCCCGCACCGGCTTTCGCGGCACGGTCACGGAATTTTTCGCGTTCGCCAACAGCGACCCGCGCCTGTTCTACGCCAGCGGGGACAAGCTGCTCAATCGCTACCGGCGGCTGGTCGCGCGCGCGACCGACGGCTTGCCGCGCCTGTTCTCCAGCGTGCCGGCCGAGCCGCTGGCGGTGCGCCAGGTGCAGGGCGAGAACCAGGGCGCGGCGTATTACGAGGCCGCCGCCAACGGCCGTCCCGCCGCGCTGGTGGTGAACACCTCGCTGCTGGCCACCCGCGCGCTGTGGGAAACCGAAACGCTGGCCCTGCACGAAGGCGTGCCGGGCCACCACCTGCAAGTGGCGCGCGCCCACGAACTGGCCGACCTGCCCGATTTCCGCCGCTTCGGCTGGAACCGCGCCTTCGGCGAGGGCTGGGCGCTGTATGCCGAAAGCCTGGGGCCGGAGCTGGGCTTCTTCGCCGATTCGTTCTCGGCCTTCGGGCGCCTGAACTCGGAACTGCTGCGCGCGGCGCGCATGGTGGCCGACACCGGCATCCATGCGATGGGCTGGAGCCGCCAGCAGGCGCTCGACTACCTGGCCGCGAACACCGCCAATGCCGCATCCGACAACGAGGTCGAAGTCGACCGCTACATCGCGCAGCCCGGCCAGGCGCCGGCTTACAAGATCGGCCAGTTGCGCATCAAGGCGCTGCGCGAAAGGTCGCAGGCGGCGCTGGGCGAGCGCTTCGACATCCGGCGCTTTCACGGCGCGGTGCTCGACAACGGGCCGATGCCGCTGGCGATGCTCGAACAGCAGGTCGAGCGTTGGATCAAGGCGGCGGCGCCCGCGCCCAGGCCGGCGCCGCCCGGCTAG
- a CDS encoding disulfide bond formation protein B — protein sequence MIKSRSLLLAIATTCLALIGAALYLQHVKDMLPCPLCVIQRYLFLAIALCCFVGAIGDKPRLGAGLGLLGALGGLGVVGKHLYVLAHPGFSCGIDPVETVLNKIPTATALPWLFRADGLCENAVDTLFGLSIPQWSALWFVLLTGALVYLLVRRQR from the coding sequence ATGATCAAATCCCGTAGCCTGCTGCTCGCCATCGCCACCACCTGCCTCGCCCTGATCGGCGCCGCCCTGTACCTGCAGCACGTGAAGGACATGCTGCCCTGTCCCCTGTGCGTGATCCAGCGCTACCTGTTCCTCGCCATCGCGCTGTGCTGCTTCGTCGGCGCCATCGGCGACAAGCCGCGCCTGGGCGCAGGCCTCGGCCTGCTCGGCGCGCTCGGCGGCCTGGGCGTCGTCGGCAAGCACCTGTACGTCCTGGCCCACCCCGGATTCTCGTGCGGCATCGACCCGGTGGAAACGGTCCTCAACAAGATCCCGACCGCCACCGCGCTGCCATGGCTGTTCCGCGCCGACGGCCTGTGCGAAAACGCGGTCGACACCTTGTTTGGCCTGTCGATTCCGCAGTGGTCGGCGCTCTGGTTCGTGCTGTTGACGGGCGCGCTGGTGTACCTGCTGGTGCGCCGCCAGCGATGA
- the minE gene encoding cell division topological specificity factor MinE, protein MALLSFLFPPKTKTASQAKERLQIIIARERTVRGGPDFLPALHRELIEVISKYTKVNADNIKLSLDRQGNLEVLEVNVVLPDA, encoded by the coding sequence ATGGCCCTGCTTTCCTTCCTGTTCCCACCCAAGACGAAAACCGCCAGCCAAGCCAAGGAGCGCCTGCAGATCATCATCGCGCGCGAGCGCACGGTGCGCGGCGGCCCGGACTTCCTGCCGGCCCTGCACCGCGAGCTGATCGAAGTGATCTCGAAGTACACCAAGGTCAATGCCGACAACATCAAGCTGTCGCTGGACCGCCAGGGCAACCTGGAGGTGCTCGAAGTGAACGTGGTGCTGCCCGACGCGTGA
- a CDS encoding response regulator transcription factor, which produces MRIAVLDNDRSQADLICQVLTGAGHTCQSFDNGKEMLGALKKDSADMLILDWHVNDLTGADVLKRAKEKLAAHAPTMFLTNNSGEDDIVAGVGAGADDYMIKPLRRGELLARVQALLRRAYPSQNGAEQLQFGQYVFETRPGRLLKDGSVIDVTHKEFYLALLFFRNIGRPLSRAYIHEAVWIRETAVPSRTMDTHVSRVRNKLQLRPENGFRLVPVYSYGYRLEKMGA; this is translated from the coding sequence ATGCGAATAGCCGTCCTTGATAATGACCGCAGCCAGGCCGACCTGATTTGCCAGGTGCTGACCGGCGCGGGCCACACGTGCCAGTCCTTCGACAACGGCAAGGAGATGCTCGGCGCGCTGAAGAAGGACAGCGCCGACATGCTGATCCTCGACTGGCACGTCAACGACCTGACCGGGGCCGACGTGCTCAAGCGCGCCAAGGAAAAGCTGGCGGCGCACGCGCCGACGATGTTCTTGACCAACAACTCGGGCGAGGACGACATCGTGGCCGGCGTGGGCGCGGGCGCCGACGACTACATGATCAAGCCCTTGCGGCGCGGCGAACTGCTGGCGCGGGTGCAGGCGCTGCTGCGCCGGGCCTATCCGTCGCAGAACGGCGCCGAGCAGCTGCAATTCGGGCAATACGTGTTCGAGACGCGGCCCGGACGCCTGCTCAAGGATGGCTCGGTGATCGACGTCACCCACAAGGAGTTCTACCTGGCGCTGCTGTTCTTCCGCAACATCGGCCGGCCGCTGTCGCGCGCCTATATTCACGAAGCGGTGTGGATCCGCGAGACCGCGGTGCCGTCGCGCACCATGGACACCCATGTGTCGCGGGTGCGGAACAAGCTGCAGCTGCGGCCGGAGAACGGCTTCCGGCTGGTGCCGGTCTACAGCTACGGCTACCGCCTCGAAAAGATGGGCGCTTGA
- the prfA gene encoding peptide chain release factor 1 gives MKPSMLAKLDQLANRLAELDELLAHEGATSNMDSYRKMSREHAEIGPLVALYGQFGQANADMAEAQQMLSDPDMKEFAQEEIESAKTRLADLELELQKMLLPKDANDERNIFLEIRAGTGGDESALFAGDLLRMYTRFAERNRWQVEMVSESPSDLGGYREVIVRLVGNGVYSKLKFESGGHRVQRVPATETQGRIHTSACTVAVMPEADEVEDVNINPADLRIDTFRASGAGGQHINKTDSAVRLTHLPTGIVVECQDDRSQHKNKAQALKVLAARIKDVQLREQQSKEAATRKSLIGSGDRSERIRTYNFPQGRMTDHRINLTLYKLDFIMDGDLTELTNALAAEHQAELLAALGD, from the coding sequence ATGAAACCATCCATGCTGGCCAAGCTGGACCAACTGGCCAACCGCCTTGCCGAACTTGACGAACTGCTGGCGCACGAAGGCGCAACGTCCAACATGGACAGCTACCGCAAGATGAGCCGCGAGCACGCCGAGATCGGCCCGCTGGTGGCGCTGTACGGCCAGTTCGGCCAGGCCAACGCCGACATGGCCGAGGCGCAGCAGATGCTGTCCGACCCGGACATGAAGGAGTTCGCGCAGGAGGAGATCGAGTCCGCCAAAACGCGTCTTGCCGACCTCGAACTCGAATTGCAGAAGATGCTGCTGCCGAAGGACGCCAACGACGAGCGCAACATCTTCCTCGAGATCCGCGCCGGCACCGGCGGCGACGAGTCGGCCCTGTTCGCCGGCGACCTGCTGCGCATGTACACCCGCTTCGCCGAGCGCAATCGCTGGCAGGTCGAGATGGTGTCGGAGTCGCCGTCCGACCTGGGCGGTTACCGCGAAGTGATCGTGCGCCTGGTCGGCAACGGCGTCTACTCCAAGCTCAAGTTCGAGTCGGGCGGCCACCGCGTGCAGCGCGTGCCGGCCACCGAGACCCAGGGCCGCATCCACACCTCGGCCTGCACGGTGGCGGTGATGCCGGAGGCCGATGAAGTCGAAGACGTCAATATCAACCCGGCCGACCTGCGCATCGACACCTTCCGCGCGTCCGGCGCCGGCGGGCAGCACATCAACAAGACCGATTCGGCGGTGCGCCTGACCCACCTGCCGACCGGGATCGTGGTCGAGTGCCAGGACGACCGTTCGCAGCACAAGAACAAGGCGCAGGCGCTCAAGGTGCTGGCCGCGCGCATCAAGGACGTGCAACTGCGCGAGCAGCAGTCGAAGGAAGCGGCCACGCGCAAGAGCCTGATCGGTTCGGGCGACCGCAGCGAGCGTATCCGCACCTACAACTTCCCGCAGGGGCGCATGACCGACCACCGCATCAACCTGACCTTGTACAAGCTCGATTTCATCATGGACGGCGACCTGACGGAGCTGACCAACGCGCTGGCCGCGGAACACCAGGCCGAACTGCTCGCCGCCCTCGGCGACTAA
- the prmC gene encoding peptide chain release factor N(5)-glutamine methyltransferase, protein MSIQAGATVGAVQAALPLDPLENRILLCHALGLTRVGLITQSHRALTSDEAATLDALVARRLAGEPIAYIVGKREFYGLDFHVTDAVLIPRPDTELLVELALERLAPGASVLDMGTGSGAIAVAIAHTRPDARVTALDASTGALDVARANAAANAANVAFLHSDWYGALAGVMFGMIVSNPPYIASGDTHLSEGDLRFEPVSALTDHADGLSALRTIIAGAGPHLAPGGWLLLEHGYDQADQVRALLTAHGYDQVQSWRDLAGIERVSGGTLG, encoded by the coding sequence ATGAGCATCCAGGCCGGCGCCACGGTCGGCGCGGTGCAGGCGGCGCTGCCGCTCGACCCGCTCGAGAACCGCATCCTGCTGTGCCACGCGCTCGGCCTCACGCGCGTCGGCCTGATCACCCAGTCGCACCGCGCGCTGACCTCCGATGAAGCGGCCACGCTCGACGCGCTGGTGGCGCGCCGCCTGGCCGGCGAACCGATCGCCTACATCGTCGGGAAGCGCGAATTCTACGGCCTCGATTTCCACGTCACCGACGCGGTGCTGATTCCCCGTCCCGACACCGAACTGCTGGTGGAACTGGCGCTCGAACGGCTGGCGCCCGGCGCCTCCGTGCTCGACATGGGCACCGGCAGCGGCGCCATCGCGGTGGCCATCGCGCACACCCGCCCCGACGCGCGGGTGACCGCGCTCGACGCCAGCACCGGCGCGCTCGACGTCGCGCGCGCCAACGCCGCGGCCAACGCCGCGAACGTCGCCTTCCTGCACAGCGACTGGTACGGCGCGCTGGCCGGCGTCATGTTCGGCATGATCGTCTCCAATCCGCCCTACATCGCCAGCGGCGACACCCACCTGTCCGAGGGCGATTTGCGCTTCGAGCCGGTGTCGGCGCTGACCGACCATGCCGACGGCCTGTCGGCGCTGCGCACCATCATCGCCGGAGCCGGCCCGCACCTGGCGCCGGGCGGCTGGCTGCTGCTCGAGCATGGCTACGACCAGGCCGATCAAGTGCGCGCGCTGCTGACCGCGCACGGCTACGACCAGGTGCAAAGCTGGCGCGACCTGGCCGGCATCGAGCGCGTTTCGGGCGGCACCCTGGGGTGA